ATCACCAACGGCGGCGGAGAGCCCAACGTCGTTCCCGCGGAGGCCACGGTCTGGTATTACGTCCGGGCGCCGCGACGCTTTCAGGTGGAGGAAACTTACGAGCGGGTGATTAAATGCGCTGAAGGCGCGGCTCTGGCTACGGGAACCACCATGGAAATCGAATTTTTGAACGGGTGTTACAACGTGCTGAGCAATCCCGTTCTGGAGCGTGTTCTGGCGGAAAAATTCGCGGAGGTGGGCCCGCCGGCGTTTACGGAAGAGGATCAGGTCTTCGCCCGTGGAATTCTCGAAACGATTCCCGACCGTTACGAAAATGGAAAAAAGGACCTGATGGAAAAGTACGGAATCGACGTGGGAGATAAAATTCTCTGCGATTTTATCGTCCCCCAGGTGATCGACGGAGGCAAGCCCACCCCGGGCTCCACGGATGTGGGCGACGTCAGCTATGTGGTTCCCACCTCGCAGATCGAAACGGCGGGCGGGCCCATCGGGGCGACGACCCACTCCTGGCAGTATACCGCGACGGTGGGTATGCACATCGGGCATGAAAGTATGCTGGTGGCCGCTCAGGTTTTGGGGCTTGCCGGCGTGGAAATGCTGAAACGTCCGGGGCTGCTGAGCGAAGCAAAAGCGGCGTTCATAAAACAGCGAGGCGACGAGGTCTACGTATCCCCTCTGCCGGAAGGAACCAAACCGCGCCTGGATCTCGTGCACTGACCTGGAGCGGGGAGGAACGGCCAATGATCGATTTCGGGAAAGCTCGCGCTTTGATGAAAAAAACGGGAATGGACGCCCTTTTGGTCCTTTCGCCGGAAAATTTTGTTTATACGGTGGGGGAGTACAGCCAGATGCACAACGTTTCGCGTCAGATCGGGTGCGCCATGGTCGTCCTCTCTCCCGGTGAGGCTCGTAAGGACGCCGTGATCTGCATGGATTTCGAGGTGGAGGGCTTTCTCGAACATCCCCGGGTGAAAGAGAATTTCGAGCTCCTTTCCTATCAGTCCTGGATTCAGCTTTGGGACCTGGACAACCCCCCGAAAAACCAGGCGCGGCAGAGGGAGAAATTTTCTCAGTTCGACCGGTCCATGACGGTGCTGCGGGATGCTCTGGAGAACCGTGGAGCCCATAAAGGCACGATAGGAATTGAGATGGGGTATGTTTCCGTCGATTTTTTTAAATCGCTGGAAGAATATCTCCCGGACGCCAGATTTATCGACTGCACCGGTTTGCTGCTGGAGCTCCACGTCGTCAAGTCGGAGGAAGAGCTCGCCCTGTACAGGGACATGACGAAGTATGTGGACGAGGGTTTGAGGGCTGCCGCCGCCCTTGCGAGGGAAGGAACCCGGGAATGTGACCTGCTGAGGGTCTATAAGGACCACATTTACGCGTCGGGCAAATATCTTCCCAGCGACTGGAGCTACTTCGTCACCGGCTCCAACGGCGGGCGCTTCGCACCGTCCACGGAGCGGACAATCCGTAACGGCGACATTCTGCGCAGCGACGGAGGGGCCAATGGGGGTTATCGGGGCTACTCCACGGACTACGCCCGAACCTGGCTCATCGGCGACGTTCGGAAGGACCTTTACGAGATGGCCGAAACGCTCTATAAAGCCGAACGGATGATGCTGGAAACCGTGAAGCCGGGGACGACGTTCAGGGAACTGTTCGACACCTCCTTCGACTTCATCAAAAAGAAATACCCCTGGTATGAGCGCGGGCATATGGGGCACAGCATCGGCGTGGGACCGTCCTCCTTCGAGCCGCCGATCATCTGTCCCAGTGAAACCCGGCCTCTCGAAGCGGGGATGGTGATCTGCGTGGAGACTCCCTGTTATCTGAAGGGGCTTGGCGGCATGAACTACGAGGACATGGTGATCGTGACAAAGACGGGAGGCGAGGTCATCTCCCACGGCCCGCACTTCGTTGGAGACCCCTTCAGGGTGTGAAAAATATGAAAAAAGTGTCCTGAACACTTCATAATCGTTCAAAGAGGCGGGCCGATGAGAAATTTTCACTGGCCCGCTTTTTGGTGTGCACTCCGCCTGGCACGTCTGTGCGGGCGGTTTTTTGATGGAGACTCAGGGCTTTTTCAGTATCAGGGTCAGTGCGAGGGCCGCCGTTCCAAAACCGATCATGACGACGGCCACGCTGATAAAGGAACCTGTCAGGGCCTGCAGGCCGCTGGACAGAAAAGGCCCCACAAACGAGGCGATAATCGCGTTCAGGTTGATGATGGAGAAGTTGATGGCGTAGTTCTCGCTTCCGTAAAAGGAATAACACACCGCGGAGTTGATGGGGACGATGCCGCCGAAGGAGAATCCCGCGCAGATGTACCCGATCGTCAGAATTTCCGGACTGTGACGGCTGATCGCGAGAATGAGAATGGTGAAGGAAACGATAAATCCCGTGCTGACGCCGAACATCGCTTTTCTGCAGCCGAATTTATCGCACAGAATGCCCACAATGACCCGTCCCGCCCCGTTGAAGACGGAGACGACGCCTGTGAGCAGAGAAGCGACTTTCAGACTGCAGCCCATGTCGAGGGGCAGCAGAGAGGCGTTGCCGACGAGCGTAAATCCCGCGGCGGTAAGCAGCACGACCCAGGGAAAGAAAATCCAGAACGAAAGCCTCCTGACCATGCAGATTTTTTCTCTTT
This DNA window, taken from Synergistaceae bacterium, encodes the following:
- a CDS encoding amidohydrolase, which translates into the protein MLKGIERRSRALTELADRIWEFAEPAFREVRSAEALAEYLRGEGFKVTMGVADIPSAFVAEYGTSGPVVGFLGEYDALPGLSQKICVEKAPAIPGGAGHGCGHNLLGVGSLGGALLVKDAIESGAVKGRVKYFGCPAEELVAGKVFMVRAGCFDGLDCALTWHPLSVNGVWGTACTAMNSAKFHFHGRTAHAAADPFNGRSALDAVEIMNVAVNFLREHVIPDVRIHYVITNGGGEPNVVPAEATVWYYVRAPRRFQVEETYERVIKCAEGAALATGTTMEIEFLNGCYNVLSNPVLERVLAEKFAEVGPPAFTEEDQVFARGILETIPDRYENGKKDLMEKYGIDVGDKILCDFIVPQVIDGGKPTPGSTDVGDVSYVVPTSQIETAGGPIGATTHSWQYTATVGMHIGHESMLVAAQVLGLAGVEMLKRPGLLSEAKAAFIKQRGDEVYVSPLPEGTKPRLDLVH
- a CDS encoding Xaa-Pro peptidase family protein; this translates as MIDFGKARALMKKTGMDALLVLSPENFVYTVGEYSQMHNVSRQIGCAMVVLSPGEARKDAVICMDFEVEGFLEHPRVKENFELLSYQSWIQLWDLDNPPKNQARQREKFSQFDRSMTVLRDALENRGAHKGTIGIEMGYVSVDFFKSLEEYLPDARFIDCTGLLLELHVVKSEEELALYRDMTKYVDEGLRAAAALAREGTRECDLLRVYKDHIYASGKYLPSDWSYFVTGSNGGRFAPSTERTIRNGDILRSDGGANGGYRGYSTDYARTWLIGDVRKDLYEMAETLYKAERMMLETVKPGTTFRELFDTSFDFIKKKYPWYERGHMGHSIGVGPSSFEPPIICPSETRPLEAGMVICVETPCYLKGLGGMNYEDMVIVTKTGGEVISHGPHFVGDPFRV